One region of Salvia miltiorrhiza cultivar Shanhuang (shh) chromosome 3, IMPLAD_Smil_shh, whole genome shotgun sequence genomic DNA includes:
- the LOC131014878 gene encoding putative late blight resistance protein homolog R1B-16, with amino-acid sequence MAAYAALASLSQTTHLTINKHKSHFSIVAEEKIRSIHEYVIFLLSFLQDFPQKSKRWEVKMRDVAHEAEDIIKQYISQLSYNRWIRPSNVKFEDQLSNVSQKLCLMAGDLIDDGPAHSRLAVSSSSRVASTGNSAVVGLDEDLMAIKDRLCGYPSKLQVIPIVGMGGIGKTTLARNVYDDLLTVEHFHIRVWLTVSQDYNAQKVLLDVLHSINLFEQRMCLGVEDSMVLREEQMHREETDDSTIAETVYKKLKGRRYLIVMDDVWSTKVWDDVRNIFPNDGNGSRILLTTRLGDIATYPYSNSPPHVMRFMDDSQSWDLLKGKVFANNNCPPQLEHVGKEIARSCAGLPLAVVLVAGFLSAVNKTHSSWEEISKNVNPSVGEELERILSLSYTHLPHHLRPCFLFIGVFPEDEIIRASRLIKLWVAEGFLKHQNGCSKSLEEEAEEYLEDLVKRNLVTVTSRKSDGKIKCCSLHDMVRDLCIRKALDERFLRVVVDSHLVRQGMINERRISFKLSDIGNIWCPTIHTMLCFRLRSFPSSPEFVRRFRLLRILDAMGGNSKEFPSQVFELFHLRYLALKCSSSIPSVISNLMNLQTLIILPAFPMFKTSYKWKGHWRIGEDVSYLSLPLEIWRMPQLRHIVLYDLYMLPHPPDGSNLPLVNLQSLSYIIDLVWTEQILEMIPNVKKLGLVYRSNKGYHFHLLKHLNQLEKLELFGRVEHNLITFPRTLKKLTLVGGEFPWGDMSIIGSLLQVLKLLDYTCYGDTWETTDGEFPQLRFLLIEGSALQHWITESSHFPRLQCLVLRWCRNLREIPVSIGEIPTLELIEVEYCNECLEKSVKQINEDQQSYGNDTLRVRVSHYFLSLDDSLVELAKKIKESYGNYNLRVLADDEHQFD; translated from the exons ATGGCAGCTTATGCCGCTCTTGCTTCCCTTTCTCAAACTACACATCTTACTATCAATAAACACAAATCTCACTTTTCCATCGTTGCGGAAGAAAAAATTAGATCCATCCATGAGTATGTCATTTTCTTGCTATCTTTCCTCCAAGATTTTCCACAGAAATCCAAGCGTTGGGAAGTCAAGATGAGGGATGTAGCTCATGAAGCTGAAGATATTATCAAACAATACATCTCCCAGCTGTCATATAATAGATGGATTAGGCCGTCAAACGTGAAATTTGAAGACCAGCTCAGTAATGTATCTCAAAAGTTATGTTTGATGGCTGGAGATTTGATAGACGACGGACCTGCTCACTCACGTCTTGCTGTCTCATCATCATCAAGAGTTGCATCTACTGGAAACAGTGCTGTGGTTGGTTTAGACGAAGATTTGATGGCAATTAAGGATCGGCTTTGTGGGTACCCATCCAAACTGCAAGTCATCCCCATAGTGGGTATGGGTGGGATAGGTAAAACCACTCTTGCTAGAAATGTTTATGATGATCTATTAACTGTGGAACATTTTCACATTCGTGTTTGGCTCACAGTATCACAAGATTACAATGCACAGAAAGTTCTTTTAGATGTTCTACACTCAATAAACTTGTTTGAACAAAGAATGTGTTTGGGTGTTGAAGATTCAATGGTGTTGAGGGAAGAGCAAATGCATAGAGAGGAGACTGATGATTCTACAATTGCGGAGACAGTGTATAAAAAATTGAAGGGTAGGAGATATCTCATTGTCATGGATGATGTCTGGAGCACAAAGGTTTGGGATGATGTGAGGAACATATTCCCGAATGATGGTAATGGAAGTCGAATCTTGTTAACCACAAGGCTAGGGGATATAGCCACTTATCCCTACTCTAATAGTCCTCCTCATGTGATGAGGTTCATGGATGATTCTCAAAGTTGGGATTTGCTTAAGGGAAAGGTATTTGCTAACAACaattgcccacctcaattggAACATGTGGGGAAAGAGATCGCAAGAAGCTGTGCAGGGCTACCCCTTGCTGTTGTCCTGGTTGCTGGATTCCTGTCTGCAGTCAATAAGACTCATTCTTCTTGGGAGGAAATTTCCAAAAATGTAAATCCAAGTGTTGGTGAAGAGCTAGAGAGGATATTATCTTTGAGTTACACGCACTTGCCTCATCATTTGAGGCCGTGTTTTCTATTTATTGGAGTGTTTCCAGAAGATGAAATTATTCGTGCTTCAAGACTTATTAAATTATGGGTAGCTGAGGGCTTCTTGAAGCATCAAAATGGATGCAGTAAAAGCTTGGAAGAGGAGGCAGAGGAGTATTTGGAGGATCTAGTCAAGAGGAATCTTGTAACTGTGACAAGTAGGAAGAGTGATGGTAAAATCAAGTGTTGCAGCCTCCATGATATGGTACGAGACTTGTGCATAAGGAAAGCCCTTGATGAGAGGTTTCTTCGTGTTGTGGTGGATAGTCATCTTGTTCGACAAGGCATGATAAATGAGCGACGCATCAGTTTCAAGCTTTCTGATATAGGTAACATTTGGTGTCCAACCATCCATACCATGCTATGCTTCCGACTCCGGAGTTTCCCTAGTTCACCAGAGTTTGTACGACGTTTTAGGTTGCTTAGGATATTGGATGCCATGGGTGGCAACTCTAAAGAGTTCCCTTCCCAAGTCTTTGAGCTGTTTCATTTAAGATATCTTGCTTTAAAGTGTTCTTCCAGTATTCCATCAGTCATATCTAATCTGATGAATCTTCAAACCTTAATCATTCTTCCAGCCTTTCCCATGTTTAAGACCTCTTATAAGTGGAAAGGACATTGGAGAATTGGCGAAGATGTATCCTATTTGTCTTTGCCATTGGAAATTTGGAGGATGCCTCAGTTAAGGCATATTGTCCTCTATGATCTTTATATGCTACCTCATCCCCCAGATGGATCAAACCTTCCATTAGTAAATCTTCAAAGTCTTTCCTACATAATTGATCTTGTATGGACTGAACAGATCTTGGAAATGATTCCAAATGTCAAAAAATTGGGACTAGTGTATCGAAGCAATAAAGGGTATCACTTCCATCTTCTCAAGCATCTGAATCAACTTGAAAAGTTGGAACTTTTTGGGCGGGTGGAGCATAACTTGATTACTTTCCCTCGGACACTAAAAAAGTTGACCTTGGTGGGGGGTGAATTTCCATGGGGAGATATGTCGATTATTGGTTCATTGCTACAAGTGCTTAAACTACTAGATTATACTTGCTATGGTGACACATGGGAAACAACTGATGGAGAATTTCCTCAGCTGAGGTTTTTGCTAATTGAGGGTTCAGCTTTACAGCATTGGATAACTGAGAGCAGTCACTTCCCAAGACTCCAGTGCCTAGTGCTTCGTTGGTGTCGGAATTTAAGGGAGATTCCAGTAAGTATAGGAGAAATTCCGACACTTGAATTGATTGAAGTGGAGTATTGTAACGAGTGTCTTGAGAAGTCAGTCAAGCAGATAAATGAGGATCAACAGAGCTATGGAAATGATACTCTTCGTGTTCGTGTCTCCCATTATTTTTTATCCTTGGATGATTCTCTTGTAGAGTTAGCcaagaaaataaaagagagTTACGGAAATTATAATCTACGAGTTCTTGCCGATGATGAG CATCAGTTTGATTAA